One window of Trinickia caryophylli genomic DNA carries:
- a CDS encoding CBS domain-containing protein, with product MNMHARDIMTSQVVWLRPDMTVQEAAAVLVEHRISGAPVIEEPGILLGMVSESDLLHRVELGTQQRHAAAAPCAPWQNRDAEDYVKSHGRLVMDVMTEEVVSVDEMAPLAEVADLFDRHRLRRVPVLRAGRVVGIVSRADLLQALANAPAPPPAPDTVADGDLLARLTAVLRGQQWAFSEHDFTVRDGIVHLWNRHPRPHSELHAMIVAAETLPGVKEVEVHDETMPRPVWR from the coding sequence ATGAATATGCACGCGCGCGACATCATGACGAGCCAGGTCGTCTGGCTGCGGCCGGATATGACGGTTCAGGAGGCGGCGGCAGTGCTCGTCGAGCACCGCATCAGCGGTGCGCCGGTCATCGAGGAGCCCGGCATTTTGCTGGGCATGGTGAGCGAGAGCGACTTGCTGCACCGGGTCGAACTCGGTACGCAACAGCGCCATGCCGCCGCGGCGCCGTGCGCGCCGTGGCAAAACCGCGATGCCGAAGACTACGTGAAATCGCACGGGCGGCTGGTGATGGACGTGATGACCGAGGAGGTCGTCTCGGTCGACGAGATGGCGCCGCTCGCGGAAGTGGCCGATTTGTTCGATCGGCACCGGCTGCGGCGCGTACCGGTCCTGAGGGCCGGACGGGTGGTGGGAATCGTAAGCCGCGCCGATCTGCTGCAGGCATTGGCGAATGCTCCGGCGCCCCCGCCGGCGCCCGACACCGTTGCGGACGGCGATCTGCTCGCGCGCCTGACGGCGGTGCTGCGAGGGCAGCAGTGGGCGTTCTCGGAGCACGATTTCACGGTACGCGACGGCATCGTCCATCTCTGGAACCGGCATCCGCGCCCGCACAGCGAGCTGCACGCGATGATCGTCGCGGCGGAGACGCTGCCGGGCGTGAAGGAAGTCGAAGTCCACGACGAGACGATGCCGCGCCCCGTCTGGCGCTGA
- a CDS encoding four-helix bundle copper-binding protein, protein MAHTEHRACIEACDACAAACDHCSTACLAESRVADMKDCIRMDIDCAALCRLASGAMARGSAHVQAICALCARICDACADECGRHEYDHCKRCADACRACAKECRAMA, encoded by the coding sequence ATGGCTCACACCGAACATCGGGCCTGCATTGAAGCATGCGACGCGTGTGCCGCGGCCTGCGACCACTGTTCGACGGCATGCCTCGCCGAAAGCCGCGTGGCCGACATGAAAGACTGCATCCGCATGGATATCGACTGCGCGGCGCTCTGCCGGCTCGCCTCGGGCGCGATGGCGCGCGGCAGCGCTCACGTGCAAGCGATCTGCGCCCTGTGCGCGCGGATCTGCGACGCCTGCGCGGACGAGTGCGGCCGCCACGAGTACGATCACTGCAAGCGTTGCGCCGACGCCTGCCGCGCCTGCGCGAAGGAGTGCCGCGCCATGGCATGA
- the gloA2 gene encoding SMU1112c/YaeR family gloxylase I-like metalloprotein, which produces MAAIDLNRIHHVAVICSNYERSRRFYTETLGLRVIRETWRAERRSWKLDLAVGPQAQIELFSFPDAPPRPSYPEARGLRHLAFATRDLDAAVALLREAGVALEPVRLDELTGRRFVFFPDPDDLPIELYEEDPAA; this is translated from the coding sequence ATGGCCGCCATTGATCTGAACAGAATTCATCATGTTGCCGTGATCTGCTCGAACTACGAGCGTTCACGGCGCTTCTACACCGAAACGCTGGGCCTGCGCGTGATTCGCGAAACGTGGCGGGCCGAGCGCCGCTCCTGGAAGCTCGATCTCGCGGTCGGCCCGCAGGCCCAGATCGAACTCTTTTCGTTTCCCGACGCGCCGCCCCGGCCTTCGTATCCGGAGGCGCGGGGTTTGCGCCATCTCGCGTTCGCCACGCGCGATCTCGATGCCGCCGTCGCATTGCTGCGCGAGGCCGGCGTCGCGCTCGAGCCGGTACGCCTCGACGAGCTGACGGGCCGGCGCTTCGTGTTCTTTCCGGATCCCGACGATCTGCCGATCGAGCTTTACGAGGAAGATCCGGCGGCTTGA
- a CDS encoding BON domain-containing protein, translating to MNMKQTQLTGILGVAAMAVGAAAMYLLDPQMGRRRRALLRDKLEASRHGATDFARGQARRAAGHLRGVVADAQSGMGFASEAATDRQLTERVRAQLGRIVSRPGAIDVSARDGCVCLTGHIVAAEHESLVSAVSAIEGVHDVEDRLAEYEHPGTIPELQGQSRAEQRPL from the coding sequence ATGAACATGAAGCAGACACAGCTGACAGGGATCCTGGGCGTCGCGGCAATGGCCGTTGGTGCCGCCGCGATGTACCTCCTCGATCCGCAGATGGGGCGCCGCCGCCGTGCGCTGTTGCGCGACAAGCTCGAGGCGAGCCGCCATGGCGCGACGGATTTCGCGCGAGGGCAGGCCAGGCGCGCGGCGGGGCACCTGCGCGGGGTCGTGGCCGACGCGCAGTCCGGCATGGGCTTCGCCTCGGAAGCGGCGACGGACCGGCAATTGACCGAGCGCGTGCGCGCACAGCTTGGCCGCATCGTCAGCCGGCCGGGCGCCATTGACGTGTCCGCTCGCGACGGCTGCGTGTGCCTGACGGGGCACATCGTGGCCGCCGAGCATGAGTCGCTGGTATCGGCCGTGTCAGCGATCGAGGGCGTGCATGACGTCGAAGACCGTCTCGCGGAGTATGAGCACCCGGGCACGATCCCCGAACTGCAAGGCCAGAGCCGGGCCGAACAGCGGCCCTTGTAG
- the cydB gene encoding cytochrome d ubiquinol oxidase subunit II yields MELYLFFKVLWWGLLGVLLMGLGIMVGMDMGVGALLRYVGRTDTERRVALNIIAPHWDGNQVWFILGGGAIFAAFPLIYATAFSGLYIVMLLLLWTMIMRPLGFEYRSKLPSARWRNVWDWALVASGVVPMIVYGAGIGNMLQGVPFHFNWDLTSFYTGSFLALLNPFAVMCGVLSLSLAVYMGGVMLTGRSEAGPLQERARHAATAGIAVALVLFTIGGLWAGHLPGYQLAHAPAPGLAQTPLQQSVVLGEGAWFDNYRAMPALWFVPALGYVGMVLGLVFLRARRTTPAWWCGALAWIGVIGTVGVSMFPFLMPSSSNPSQSLTVWNSVSSRTTLIWMTGWTVVFVPAILAYTSWAFYVMRGKVKAERVEADPHAY; encoded by the coding sequence ATGGAACTCTATCTTTTCTTCAAGGTACTCTGGTGGGGGCTGCTCGGGGTTCTGCTGATGGGCCTCGGCATCATGGTCGGCATGGATATGGGCGTCGGCGCGCTGCTGCGCTATGTCGGCCGCACCGACACCGAGCGGCGTGTCGCGCTCAACATCATCGCGCCGCACTGGGACGGCAATCAGGTGTGGTTCATCCTCGGCGGCGGCGCGATCTTCGCGGCGTTTCCGCTCATCTACGCCACGGCCTTCTCCGGGCTTTACATCGTCATGCTGCTGCTTCTGTGGACGATGATCATGCGCCCGCTCGGCTTCGAGTATCGCAGCAAGCTGCCCTCGGCCCGCTGGCGCAACGTGTGGGACTGGGCGCTCGTCGCGAGCGGCGTCGTGCCGATGATCGTCTACGGTGCCGGCATCGGCAACATGCTGCAAGGCGTGCCGTTCCACTTCAACTGGGATCTGACTTCGTTCTACACTGGCAGCTTCCTCGCGCTGCTGAACCCGTTCGCCGTGATGTGCGGCGTGCTTTCGCTGTCGCTCGCGGTCTACATGGGCGGCGTCATGCTCACGGGCCGCTCCGAGGCCGGCCCGCTGCAGGAGCGCGCGCGGCACGCCGCCACGGCCGGTATCGCCGTCGCCCTCGTGCTCTTCACGATCGGCGGCCTGTGGGCCGGACATCTGCCCGGCTACCAGCTCGCGCACGCCCCGGCCCCGGGGCTCGCGCAAACGCCGCTGCAACAAAGCGTCGTGCTCGGCGAAGGCGCCTGGTTCGACAACTATCGTGCGATGCCGGCGCTCTGGTTCGTGCCCGCGCTCGGCTACGTCGGCATGGTGCTCGGCCTCGTCTTCCTGCGCGCACGCCGTACGACGCCCGCGTGGTGGTGTGGCGCGCTCGCGTGGATCGGCGTGATCGGCACCGTGGGCGTGAGCATGTTCCCGTTCCTCATGCCCTCCTCGAGCAATCCCTCGCAGAGCCTGACGGTCTGGAATTCGGTGTCGAGCCGCACCACGCTGATCTGGATGACGGGCTGGACCGTGGTCTTCGTGCCCGCGATCCTCGCCTACACGAGCTGGGCGTTCTACGTCATGCGCGGCAAGGTCAAGGCCGAGCGCGTGGAAGCCGACCCGCACGCTTATTGA
- a CDS encoding cytochrome ubiquinol oxidase subunit I: MISDTVVELSRLQFAATALYHFLFVPLTLGLSFLLAVMETVYVITGKKIYRDITQFWSKLFLINFALGVATGLTMEFEFGTNWSFYSGFVGDIFGAPLAIEGLMAFFMESTFVGLMAFGWDRLSKGRHLAVTYLVALGSNLSALWILVANGFMQNPQGASFNPVTMRMELTSFASLIFSEDAQTKFVHTSIAGYVTAAIFVTGISAYYMLRGRHLELAKRSFRMASLFGVLSVAGVITLGDALGFVGGHAQPSKLAAMEAMWQTEKAPAPFNIAAWPVDGEGRNAWSIQIPYVLTPLLTHTLTTVVPGVDKIQADAVKRIKNGIPAVAALKVLSSDPTNAAALAQFEAHKADLGYGFLVKRYAAGQDVEKATDADIVKASKDTVPNVFLMFWVFRIMVACGLLMLAYFVIAVILSLRGDVHRRRRFLKLAPWMIPVPFIACETGWITAEVGRQPWSVYGMLPTWMSASTHSVEYMVFSLVGFVLLYSIFIAVEMYLMIRAIRKGPDEGHGDEQPAAEKTMPAHAGQLASATLTMQKGH, encoded by the coding sequence ATGATTAGCGATACCGTGGTCGAGCTGTCGCGGCTGCAGTTTGCCGCCACCGCGCTTTATCACTTTCTTTTCGTCCCGCTCACTTTGGGACTGTCGTTCCTGCTCGCGGTCATGGAGACCGTCTACGTCATCACCGGCAAGAAGATCTATCGGGACATCACGCAGTTCTGGAGCAAGCTCTTTCTCATCAACTTCGCACTCGGGGTCGCGACGGGCCTCACGATGGAGTTCGAGTTCGGCACCAACTGGTCGTTCTACTCGGGCTTCGTCGGCGATATCTTCGGCGCGCCGCTTGCGATCGAAGGGCTGATGGCGTTCTTCATGGAGTCGACCTTCGTCGGCCTCATGGCGTTCGGCTGGGACCGTCTTTCGAAAGGCAGGCATCTGGCCGTAACCTACCTCGTCGCGCTCGGCTCGAACCTGTCGGCACTCTGGATTCTCGTGGCCAACGGCTTCATGCAGAACCCGCAGGGCGCGTCCTTCAATCCGGTCACGATGCGCATGGAGCTCACGAGTTTCGCCTCGCTCATCTTCAGCGAAGACGCGCAGACGAAGTTCGTTCACACGAGCATCGCAGGCTATGTGACGGCCGCGATCTTCGTGACGGGCATCAGCGCCTATTACATGCTGCGCGGCCGGCACCTCGAGCTTGCCAAGCGCTCGTTTCGCATGGCGAGCCTGTTCGGCGTGCTGTCGGTGGCCGGCGTAATCACGCTGGGCGACGCACTCGGCTTCGTCGGCGGTCACGCTCAGCCGTCGAAACTCGCGGCCATGGAAGCGATGTGGCAGACCGAGAAGGCGCCGGCGCCGTTCAACATCGCGGCGTGGCCCGTCGACGGCGAAGGTCGCAATGCCTGGAGCATCCAGATCCCCTACGTGCTGACGCCGCTGCTCACGCATACCCTCACGACGGTGGTGCCGGGCGTCGACAAGATCCAGGCCGATGCAGTGAAGCGGATCAAGAACGGCATTCCGGCCGTGGCCGCGCTCAAGGTACTGAGCTCGGACCCGACGAATGCCGCCGCGCTCGCCCAGTTCGAGGCGCACAAGGCCGACCTCGGCTACGGTTTCCTCGTCAAGCGCTACGCGGCGGGTCAGGACGTCGAGAAGGCAACCGATGCCGACATCGTGAAAGCGTCGAAGGACACGGTGCCGAACGTCTTCCTGATGTTCTGGGTGTTTCGCATCATGGTGGCGTGCGGCCTGCTCATGCTCGCCTATTTCGTCATCGCCGTGATTCTCTCGCTGCGCGGCGACGTGCACCGCCGGCGCCGCTTCCTGAAGCTCGCCCCCTGGATGATTCCGGTGCCGTTCATCGCCTGCGAAACGGGGTGGATCACCGCCGAAGTCGGGCGCCAGCCCTGGTCGGTCTACGGCATGCTGCCGACCTGGATGTCCGCTTCCACGCACAGCGTCGAATACATGGTGTTCTCGCTCGTCGGCTTCGTGCTGCTCTACTCGATCTTCATCGCGGTCGAGATGTACCTGATGATCCGCGCGATCCGCAAGGGCCCCGACGAGGGCCACGGCGACGAGCAACCGGCCGCCGAAAAGACGATGCCGGCACACGCGGGACAACTCGCGTCCGCAACGCTGACTATGCAGAAGGGACACTAA